The sequence CCTTCGTCTACGGCGGCTGCGagggcaacaacaacaactttGACAGCAAGGAGACGTGCGAGGACGTCTGCCCCTTCCCCAAAAGCCTGCAGTGCAAGGCCTGCCGCCTGAAGAGCAAGATGGTGCTGAGCCTCTGCCGCAGCGACTTCGCCATCGTGGGGCGGCTGATGGAGATTGTGGAGGACCAGGACTCCGGCATCGCCCGCTTCGCCCTCGAGGACGTCCTCAAGGACGAGAAGATGGGCCTCAAGTTCTTCAACATCAAGTACCTGGAGGTGACGCTGATCGACATGGACTggagctgcccctgccccaaCATGACGGCCGAGGACGGGCCGCTCATCATCATGGGCGCCGTGCACGACGGCATGGCCACGCTGGATCCCGGCAGCTACGTGCGGGCGGCCAACGACAAGCGGGTGAAGAAGATCTACGAGCTGATGGAGAAGAAAACCTGCGACCTCCTCAACCGCTTCCAGGACTAGGGCTGGGCCACGTGGACACAGGGGCTGCAGACCCTGGGGGGACTCAGCTGACCCCACAGCCCGCTGCTTTTTTTTAGCAGTGATCACCATTCTgcagctccatccctctgaCTTCCCTGTGTGCCCCCAGCCCAGACGGCAGTGGGGTTACAGAGAAGTCTGCCCAGACCCCCCCCCATGACACCCTTCCCACAGCACTGAAGCCCCAGAGGGACCCCACAGCAGGGGATGGATGGAACCAAAGGAGAAGGACCCCCAAACCACCAACCAAGAGCTGCAGGTGCAGGGCATGTATGCCACTGCTCCCTTCCTGCATGACGTGGCATGCTGTGGCACCctgctgtgccatgccgtgccatgccgtgccgtgccatgccCTGCCCCCTCACTGTGCCAGGCAGTGCCACAAGGTGCAGTGTGTCACAGCCTGAGGCTCTTGGTGTTGGCTGGCTTGTCCGCctgcaagcacagagctggggtCCGGGGCGGCCTCGCCAGCTCAAGGACCACCCCGCAGAGCCCAGAACCCACCGTCATTTCCAGGCACATCCCACCAGTCTCTGCCATCTGTCCCAGAGGCCACCAGCAGGgttgctgcagggaagggggCTGCTGGtcagatggatggatggacagatggacagacgGATGGGTGGAGGGATGGATGTGCAGGGGGAAGCCTTGCCCCCATCACTCCCTCTAGGACTCCTCACCCTCCACTTAGGACTTTTCTCAAGGGATGACTGCATGCTGTGGGCAGCGTGGGTAGGACAGGCATTGAGGGTAGGGTTGGAAGGATGGGCAGGGCCACCCGCAGCTCCAGGCAGGCAGCTCAGACTCATCCCCCTCCTACCTCTGCCTCAGGCTGCAGTCGAAGTCCATGCAGCTCTGAGGGGAGACGTGGCCATCCACAGTGTACAGCTGCCGGGACAtgaagctggagctgcagctcaagctgtggctgcctgctgccccccagcccctcttcccttccccGTTGCACACAGGCCAAGCAAGAAGGGCCACAGCCCCCGAGGGGACCCTCTGCTCTGTGTCCTGCTCCTCCATGGTGCTTTGGGGTGACGCAGGAGCGCTGCtcccctgcccacagcacccTTCTGGTCCTGGGGCACATGGCCAAAGCAGCCCCGTGCAGGGCTCATGGCGTGCCCCATAATGCTGATCCTCCCTCACTCGTGCCCACCTTTTCCCCTGCACAGTCCCTGCTCAGGGAACAGCCCCACATCAGCCCCAGGCAGAGGATGCTCCCGCACCCAGAGCCCCAGCTGCTGGTGGCATCTCCCAGGAGGGGTCTGATGTCTCATAATAAAGCcgtgcagctcagcactgcacagggcactgccctccagccccatcccagaGGGCTTCAGGACCCTCAGCCCTGAACATGGGGATGTGGAGAGGGCCCTCTGCCCTCACACCGAAcctctgccccagcccagggATTACTTTTATGGCGGAGCTCGTGGTGCAGGGATGTGGGAAGGACACGGCTGTGCCTCACCATGGGCAGCtatttctgctcctctgcaccAGGCTGCTCCAAGGGCAATATGTCTCAGTGAGGAATTCCTCCCCACTTAAGAGCccctgtttatttttgtttcatcaaTGGAAGCtgatcccttccagctcggCACTGCAATCCCTGGAATGGGCATCTGGGCGCGACTTGGGCTCGCGCACATCACGCAGCACCCAAGCCAGGAGCAGGGcgcagtgctgggctgggagtggggcacagtgtggggctgggagcggggcacagtgtggggctgggagcggggcacagtgtggggctgggagcaggacacagtgctgggctgcactgCGCATCCCATGGGGCAGCATTGCCTTCACACGTGCTGTTAGTGACTGGGCAACCTTTGCTTTGCCATGCAGTGCGTGCTGCAATGTGACAATCGTttagcagcaggaggagcaatATGTGGCACTGTCTGCGAGCGgaatgttgtgctttttttttttttttttttaaataaaagctccCAACTGGGGAACCCAGGTAATTTGGCTGCCTGGTTTGCAGAGAGGGGCAGAATCCCAGAAtcagaatcccagaatggttcgggtcggaagggaccttgCAGCCCATCTGGTTCcatgctgtgggctggctgccccctccccagctcaggctgcccaggacccatCCACAGCGGATGTcccctccagggacggggcacccacagctctgggcagcagtgccagcgcctcagcgccctctgagtaaaaaaatttcctcctcacatcccacctaaatctcccctcttgtaCTTTAAAGCCGTCCCCCCTTGTCCAGTCACTCTCTGCCCGTGTAAAAtctctctcctcctgtttaCCTGCTCCTTTTCGGAGCTCCCCAGCCcgaacacccccagctctcagAACGAGTCCCGTGCAGCGAGGAGCACCCAGCGCAGCAGCACCGTCACGATCGCACCCTTGggccgctccgccgccgccggggCCCCGTGGTCGGACGgggcgggacgggacggggcggggcggagcggaACGCTGCGGGGTGCAGCCTCCAGGCACAAGTCTGCAGCTGCCGCCGCGAACCACGACAGCCACTCCCCCAGGCCCAGGGTGCCGCCTCCTCGTCGTGAGAGCCGCCGTGCCCAGGACTCAGAATGGAGCGAGAAGCAGCGCTTTGCgtgaaaatgaaagtaaaaagggaaagtaaaggaaaaaaaaaaaaaggaataaaaggaaaaaaaaaagaaaaaaaaaagaaaaaaaaaNaaaaaaaaaagaaaaaaaaagaaaaaaaaagaaaaaagaaggaaaaatgaaataaagaaaaaaaaagaaaaaaaagaaagaggatatAGTAAAAAGAAGACAAGCAAAGCTTCTGCGCCGCCCGGGAATCGAACCCGGGTCGCAAGAATGGGAATCTTGCATGATACCACTACACCAGCGGCGCTGCTGATGGCAAACGGCCCCGCATCCCCCTGCTGTGTCTCCAAGGACGCGCGCTGCGTGCGGAGCACGAGTGCACCCCGCTCCTGTGTTTCGTACTTCGGTGTAGTAAACGTGGTGAGAAAGCCGCGGTGTGAACCATGTGCGTGCAGCCGTCGGGGATACCCGCTGCTTTCTCGAGTGGGGAAACCGAGGCACGGTCCCCGAGCAGCGATGGTAGCGCCAAGGGCTGCAGGGTCACGGTCACACCAATCCGGAGGAGCGGGGCTGTGCGCGGAGCCCCCGTCCGAAGGTCACCACGCGCGGGGGCCGCCCGGCGCTGTTCGGGGCGCGGTGCCGCCGGCTCCGCCGCTCGGAAACCGCCACGGTTCTCTCCCGAACGCGAGGCCCCGGGCGGTCTCCTCGCACCGTCCCCCCGACGCGGGACAGGGGGTGGCGGCACCGCTGCAGCCCCGCAACACGCGGTGCCAGCGCCGCCGGCTCGGCCGTGCTCCGGCACCTCCCGCCGTGCTCCCCGGCAGGGCCCTGTGCGTCCCGCGTGTGTCCTCTGCGTGTCACCCGGCTCCTGCGCGCGCGTCTTGAGCAAAGCTCCCGCGTGTGACACGCGCGTGGCCCGCGTCCTCCCGTTCCCGTGCTGTCCCCTGTCCTACGCAACCCCCCTATGGGCCACAGCGGCCGCGCGCCCTCTGCCCCACACTACGTCCCACGCCCTACGCGCCCCATGTGGCACCGCCTCCCACGTGCTTCCTCTGTCCCACAACCCCCAACGCGTGTTCCCGCACACCCCGACCTGCCCCACGCGTTCGCGATCCCCATGCGAGTCTCCCACCCTTCACGCGCACTCCCCGCAAGCGCGCCGCTGTCCCTTTAAGGCCGGGGGGGCGTGCCGAGAGCCTGTGAAAGGCCCGGCGCGGGGCACGGGGTGCACTCGGCCGGGGGGAGCGGCGGGGCTGTGCCGGGCTCGGGGGCCCGCACGATGTACACGCTGACGCGCGGCCCCAGCAAGTTGGCCACGCAGCGCCGCACAGGTACCGCGCGGGGAGCGGGGTGGGAGGTCGGGGGGAGCCGCACCGCGGGGcgcccgctccgctccgctccgcccggCCCTGACGCTGCCACCCCCCCAttgccccccctcccccccgccgGTTCCACGCAGCAGCCGGTGGAGAGCAAGGTGGGCGAGCCGCGGGGCCGGCTGCAGCCCGGAGCCTGGTCCCCCGCCAGGTGAGCCCCGCGTGACCTTGGGTAAGGTGACCGCGGCCGCAAGGCCCTGGGGAGGGCTCCGGGGCGGGGACGGGCACCGCAGCCCCTTCTCTGCGTCCGCCGCGGGGTccggggagggggcggcggggTTGGCCGCGCTGTTGTGCCCCCTCCTCCTCGCCCCTGCGCGGAGCCCCGCGGGCGCAGTCCCGCAGCGCGGCTGTGCGCCCCGCTGGGCCCCGAAGGCTGCGCGGAGCCGCGTGTCCGTGTGTGTGTGCCCGTGCCCGTGTCCGTGTGTCCCTGTCCTGTGCCCGGGGACGTGCGCTCCCCGCGGACCGCAGcccccccccctctccccccgtccccatccccggCCCTGGAGTTGTGCAACCACCGCGAAGGTTCAGGGGCGGTGGAGGGGCCGCGCCGCGGGGCTCTCCCCGTGTGAGCCCGAATCGCCGCCCCGGGGCCGCGCTGTGCGACTGTGCCCGGAGCCCCTCTGCCCGGCGCCGTTACCTCCCCCCAGGCACGGCCCCAGGGGCGAAAAGGGGTGAAGTGTTGGGGTCCTTGAGGCGTGGGGAGAggggtgtccctgtgcagcGATGCTCCCCGTCCCCGGTCCGTCCCGTCCGTGGACACGGGGCAGCCTTCGCCCCTTTCCTCTGCCTTCAGGGAACGACCAAGGAGTGCTGCCCCCCGCCCCACAGCTCGCACGGCCGCTGGAGCCTCCCTCCCCCCCCGTGGGGCAGCGGTGGtggcagcgtggggctggggctcgGGGGGCactgcccggccccgctgcctcGCACACCTCCCCCCGCGCTCCTGGGGCCTCTCAGACTTTGTCCCGTGAGCTGCGTGACTCGCAGACGCCTCCTGCCCCGGCGCTGTGCCTGGGGCTGCGCGCTGACTCTTCACGTGGGATACACTCACGGGTCCCGCTCCGTGCCCGTGGTTTCCCCTTGTCCCGCTGCGCGCTGCCCCGCACCGGGGGGGTTCCCGCTCCCTGTGCCCGTGCGGTGCCGCTGGGGCCAGgcccccactgctgctgcacgAGGAGCGCAGCATCACGAGTCTGGGGCTCAGGGCACTTTGCTCTGCCCGGACATCTCCCTTATTTTCCTGGTGCTCTGGGATTCCCTTTTGGGCAGCAGCTTTCCTGGGGGGTGGGTGGGAAGGGGCAGCCCTCGGAGCTGCTCCCCTGGTGCGGGGCCGCCCTCCATCGCTGCCCTCACGTTGCTTTTATGCTGCCCGAGGTTTgcagccccgcagcgctgcTCAGGCACTGCTTGTGTGCCCGGCCCGTGTCACACCcgtgtgcctcagtttccctggtGTTAGGCAGAGCTGTGCACCTGTGGCACGCTGGCTGCGAGCTCTGTGGAgcggcagcagctgcagggttCCCGTGTAGCAGCTGTGACAGCTGCCGTGTCCccagctgggcagcctgcaAGGCGCGTGGGGAGGGCAGTGCATTGTGCACCGCGAGGTgcaaaaataatgggaaaagcCTCGTTGTTTTTGGGCTGTCGTCCCACTGCCTTCATCCAGAGCGGAGCTGGAGCCTGGAAAGCACATTACCCTGCTTGGCTGCGAGGGCTGGGGTCTGACTGCTCGGTGTGGTGGCCTCCTCGGGGGCAGCTTGGGGGACAGCCGTGTCCATCAGTccatccttcccctctgctggaGTGGGGGTGGCTGGGATAGGGCTTCCTGTGCAGGTGGCACAGAAGGGCTGCGTGGCCATATTCTGCCCGTGTTGCAcacggggctgggggctgcagctggccagATGTTCACCGCCGGCTGCAGCAGCGCTGAGCGCATCTggtgccagcaggagctggtgggGCCGTGCAGCGATGCACGTGGGGCGGTGGGGATGCCCTGCTCCTTGCGTGCCCCTCGCCTGGAGTTCGCTGCCCGCGCCGCCCTTCTCCCCTCAATCCCCGCTttccccagcccagcccagagGCTCATCTTCAACAGAGTGAACAGCAAACGGTcgcaggtgctgctgctggacacCTCTGCGCCCAAGGAGAGCTACACGGCTGCGCACGAGGAGAACGTCCGCTTCGTCTATGAAGGTGCGAGTGGCTcggggggggctgcggggcgctgCCTGCCCTGGGGTTCACCCGCAGCCCTCCATCCACAGCCTGGCAGGaggtggagcagcagctggatggggagcagagggcGGAGAGCGCCCATGGGCCTGTGCAATACGTAGAGAAAACCCCGAACCCCCGGCTGAAAGGTGAGTGGGGAGCGTCGAGGGGGAGCGGGATCTGGGGGAGCCACTGCGGGGCTGTGCCCGGCTGGGGGTGGGCTGCCCTGCTTTGGGGGGTCCCGTGGGCTCTGCTGGAGAGCCCAAGCGAGTGGGACGTGGGGTGACTGTTCCTGGGCGCAGCGCCTCCTGCAGCCAGCCGGGTGGGCCCAGCACTGCTCGGTGGGGTCTGGCTGTGGGGTCATGCCATCACCTCCAGCTCTGCCGTGGGGTCCTGCTCTccgctgccctgggcacacaggaTGAAGGCAGggtgcagcagggatggggaatgTGTGTCTGTAAAGGCAGCTAGAGTgaggggctgggcagcagctggaagtgAGGATGTCCCCAAGAAGAGCAAATGCCCATAGCCTCCCCCTggggcagggtgctgggaggggGGGGTCAGAGGGGTGTTTTTCCCAGTGGCAAATGGATGGTGCTGGTGGGAacatgctgtgctctgctgctctccagctgctctcccttctctccctcccctttctTTCAGACTTTGTTCCCATTGACTTGGAGGAGTGGTGGGCGAATCAATTTCTGGCCAAAGTTTAAAGCTGCTCATAAAAGGGAAGAAGGTCTTTTtcattcttacttttttttttctttttttttaaaaaaaaacaaaacaaaacaaacaaaaaaaaaaacccaaaaacctacaaaaaaaaacaaaaaaaaaaaaccaacaacaaaacaaca comes from Numida meleagris isolate 19003 breed g44 Domestic line chromosome 13, NumMel1.0, whole genome shotgun sequence and encodes:
- the MCRIP2 gene encoding MAPK regulated corepressor interacting protein 2, whose product is MYTLTRGPSKLATQRRTAAGGEQGGRAAGPAAARSLVPRQEKPRCFWAVVPLPSSRAELEPGKHITLLGCEGWGLTARCGGLLGGSLGDSRVHQSILPLCWSGGGWDRASCAGGTEGLRGHILPVLHTGLGAAAGQMFTAGCSSAERIWCQQELVGPCSDARGAVGMPCSLRAPRLEFAARAALLPSIPAFPSPAQRLIFNRVNSKRSQVLLLDTSAPKESYTAAHEENVRFVYEAWQEVEQQLDGEQRAESAHGPVQYVEKTPNPRLKDFVPIDLEEWWANQFLAKV